Proteins from a genomic interval of Oncorhynchus clarkii lewisi isolate Uvic-CL-2024 chromosome 13, UVic_Ocla_1.0, whole genome shotgun sequence:
- the LOC139364708 gene encoding transmembrane protein 184B-like isoform X1, whose product MNKSLMLQFIEKGQRGPNLFLRNGTIFTYPVPFEVYFAQCGYTSNVRSRPSSLQTAKMNSSAKEMAMDSEVPQNESLIRFASPVLNKSDISNMTIIQTGNGTIVAHDIFLNTTAAQALSGIFVWSALLLTCHQIYTHLRSYTVPNEQRYIIRILFIVPIYAFDSWLSLLFISNDQYYVYFDSVRDCYEAFVIYNFLSLSFEYLGGESAIMSEIRGKSIESSCMYGTCCLGGISYSIGFLRFCKQATLQFCVVKPIMAVITILLQAFGKYHDGDFNVNGGYLYITIIYNISVSLALYALFLFFFTTSDLLRPYEPVLKFLTIKSVIFLSFWQGMVLAILERCGVIPNALFIDGQEVGAGTVAAGWQNFITCIEMFFAAIALRYAFTCTVYREKENELPGTHDNIAPMQSISSGLKETMNPGDMVQDAIHNFSPAYQQYTQQSTQEVVQPSQNNGKAGTGGSSKSSKKSDKVLLIISDDEF is encoded by the exons ATGAATAAATCACTGATGTTGCAGTTTATTGAGAAGGGACAAAGAGG GCCAAATTTATTTTTAAGAAACGGCACGATTTTCACCTATCCCGTTCCATTTGAAGTCTATTTCGCTCAATGTGGATATACCAGTAACGTTAGGTCAAGGCCATCGAGTCTACAGACCGCTAAG ATGAACAGCTCAGCAAAGGAGATGGCGATGGACTCGGAAGTCCCCCAAAATGAGTCTCTGATACGTTTCGCATCTCCAGTTCTTAACAAGTCAGACATATCCAACATGACAATAATTCAAACAGGGAATGGGACTATTGTGGCACACGATATCTTCTTGAATACGACTGCTGCTCAAGCTCTGTCGGGGATCTTCGTCTGGTCAGCGCTGCTCCTCACTTGCCATCAG ATCTACACACACCTGAGGTCCTACACAGTCCCTAACGAGCAGCGCTACATCATTCGCATTCTTTTCATCGTGCCAATCTATGCGTTCGACTCCTGGCTCAGCCTGCTTTTCATCAGCAACGACCAGTACTATGTCTACTTTGACTCCGTCCGAGACTGTTATGAAG CATTTGTGATTTACAACTTCCTAAGCCTGTCCTTTGAGTACCTCGGGGGAGAGAGTGCCATCATGTCCGAGATCCGAGGGAAGTCCATTGA GTCGAGCTGTATGTATGGTACCTGCTGCTTAGGTGGAATAAGCTACTCTATTGGCTTTTTAAGATTCTGTAAACAG GCCACTCTTCAGTTCTGTGTCGTCAAACCCATCATGGCCGTCATCACCATCCTCCTGCAGGCCTTTGGCAAATATCATGATGGAGACTTTAA TGTGAATGGAGGATACCTCTACATCACCATCATCTACAACATCTCTGTCAGCCTGGCCCTGTAcgctctcttcctcttcttcttcactACCAGTGACCTGCTGAGGCCTTATGAACCTGTGCTCAAATTCCTGACCATCAAATCTGTCATCTTCCTGTCCTTCTGGCAGG GTATGGTGCTAGCCATCCTGGAGCGCTGTGGGGTCATCCCTAACGCTCTGTTTATCGACGGCCAGGAGGTGGGGGCCGGCACAGTGGCAGCAGGCTGGCAGAACTTCATCACCTGCATCGAGATGTTCTTCGCTGCTATCGCCCTGCGCTACGCCTTCACCTGCACCGTGTACCGGGAGAAGGAGAACGAACTGCCAGGGACACACG ACAACATCGCCCCCATGCAGAGCATCTCCAGTGGTCTGAAGGAGACGATGAACCCTGGGGACATGGTCCAGGATGCCATCCACAACTTCTCCCCAGCCTACCAGCAGTACACCCAGCAGTCCACCCAGGAGGTGGTACAGCCCAGCCAGAACAACGGCAAGGCAGGCACAGGCGGCAGCAGCAAGAGCTCCAAGAAATCTGACAAAGTCCTGCTGATTATCTCTGATGACGAATTCTAA
- the LOC139364708 gene encoding transmembrane protein 184B-like isoform X2 — MMNSSAKEMAMDSEVPQNESLIRFASPVLNKSDISNMTIIQTGNGTIVAHDIFLNTTAAQALSGIFVWSALLLTCHQIYTHLRSYTVPNEQRYIIRILFIVPIYAFDSWLSLLFISNDQYYVYFDSVRDCYEAFVIYNFLSLSFEYLGGESAIMSEIRGKSIESSCMYGTCCLGGISYSIGFLRFCKQATLQFCVVKPIMAVITILLQAFGKYHDGDFNVNGGYLYITIIYNISVSLALYALFLFFFTTSDLLRPYEPVLKFLTIKSVIFLSFWQGMVLAILERCGVIPNALFIDGQEVGAGTVAAGWQNFITCIEMFFAAIALRYAFTCTVYREKENELPGTHDNIAPMQSISSGLKETMNPGDMVQDAIHNFSPAYQQYTQQSTQEVVQPSQNNGKAGTGGSSKSSKKSDKVLLIISDDEF; from the exons ATG ATGAACAGCTCAGCAAAGGAGATGGCGATGGACTCGGAAGTCCCCCAAAATGAGTCTCTGATACGTTTCGCATCTCCAGTTCTTAACAAGTCAGACATATCCAACATGACAATAATTCAAACAGGGAATGGGACTATTGTGGCACACGATATCTTCTTGAATACGACTGCTGCTCAAGCTCTGTCGGGGATCTTCGTCTGGTCAGCGCTGCTCCTCACTTGCCATCAG ATCTACACACACCTGAGGTCCTACACAGTCCCTAACGAGCAGCGCTACATCATTCGCATTCTTTTCATCGTGCCAATCTATGCGTTCGACTCCTGGCTCAGCCTGCTTTTCATCAGCAACGACCAGTACTATGTCTACTTTGACTCCGTCCGAGACTGTTATGAAG CATTTGTGATTTACAACTTCCTAAGCCTGTCCTTTGAGTACCTCGGGGGAGAGAGTGCCATCATGTCCGAGATCCGAGGGAAGTCCATTGA GTCGAGCTGTATGTATGGTACCTGCTGCTTAGGTGGAATAAGCTACTCTATTGGCTTTTTAAGATTCTGTAAACAG GCCACTCTTCAGTTCTGTGTCGTCAAACCCATCATGGCCGTCATCACCATCCTCCTGCAGGCCTTTGGCAAATATCATGATGGAGACTTTAA TGTGAATGGAGGATACCTCTACATCACCATCATCTACAACATCTCTGTCAGCCTGGCCCTGTAcgctctcttcctcttcttcttcactACCAGTGACCTGCTGAGGCCTTATGAACCTGTGCTCAAATTCCTGACCATCAAATCTGTCATCTTCCTGTCCTTCTGGCAGG GTATGGTGCTAGCCATCCTGGAGCGCTGTGGGGTCATCCCTAACGCTCTGTTTATCGACGGCCAGGAGGTGGGGGCCGGCACAGTGGCAGCAGGCTGGCAGAACTTCATCACCTGCATCGAGATGTTCTTCGCTGCTATCGCCCTGCGCTACGCCTTCACCTGCACCGTGTACCGGGAGAAGGAGAACGAACTGCCAGGGACACACG ACAACATCGCCCCCATGCAGAGCATCTCCAGTGGTCTGAAGGAGACGATGAACCCTGGGGACATGGTCCAGGATGCCATCCACAACTTCTCCCCAGCCTACCAGCAGTACACCCAGCAGTCCACCCAGGAGGTGGTACAGCCCAGCCAGAACAACGGCAAGGCAGGCACAGGCGGCAGCAGCAAGAGCTCCAAGAAATCTGACAAAGTCCTGCTGATTATCTCTGATGACGAATTCTAA